aaaatcattgatGCCTGTGATTTCAGTCAGCAATCCAGGAGGACGGACGTACGGCGAACAAGACTTACAATATCGATAGTGTTGAAATTCCGAGCCGTCCCAAAAAACGAGAGTCTCTACCGGTCGAGTTGCTCTATCACACAGAGTATCACGAGGATCTACCGAACGTCGAACATCAGAGAGAGGAGCGATCTATTCGATTGTCCGCAAACTTCTTACAAAGGCGTGTAAACGTGGAACAAAGGAGGCTGGTGGTTATCTTTATGATACACGTTGGGGTAAGTAGACGAGCAGAGAGGAAAGAAAGGGTGAGAACGGAATCGATAGGGTTCGATTTGTTCGCAGAAGCATTGCCGGTACCCGTCGTTCATCGTGTATCAAGCAGTGAAGCTATTCGACGTGGTGCTGGATAAAATCCCGTTGGACACGGAGTTCCTACAACTAGGGGCATTGGCCAGCTTGTGGATCGCGTTGAAGAAGCAAGAAAATTATCACAAAATACCGACGGTAAGCGAGATACTCGGTGGTGAAACGCTGCCTCTTCGCgtttttctccttttcctcGTTTACAGGCTTCGGCGATGGTGGCCCTGGCTAAAGAATTGTACATCAGTCGAGAAGATTTGCTGATCGCCTACGAGAGAGAGATCCTGATGTCTTTAAACTTTAACGTGACGTTCGCGGACCCGTTCTCTCTGTTCAACCATCACCTGATCAACAGTAAACGTTGCGCCGGCGTTTCAGAAGAGACTGCCCTGTTTCTTTATCATTGCGGCGGCTATTTGGTAGGGACACGCTTTCCTCGCGTATTTCCGTCTGTTCGTAGCGGTGGATCGGTAGGGAGATTTTTGTTCGCAGATCGACGTAACGCTGCTGGACGAACAGTTTTGTAGAATAAGCGCGAGTCTGATCGCCGTGACGGCAGCCGAGCTGGCACTCGGCCTCACTTTCGAAGCGGTTGTGGAGAACGCTCGTCCGCGCTGGTTATTTTGGAGAGGTCAGCTGTTCGCCAACGAACCTTCCTTATCCGAAAGGTTAGTCGTCTCTCTACCCCCTTCACTTCTTCGTTCTACACGATTCTATCGGTCGATTCGCAGGTTTCAGGACAAGGAAATCGATCAATGCCGGATCACGATGTTGCGACGCGTGTTAAATTCTGGATTGAAGCGCAACGGCTTCGAGGTGGTGTTTAAAAAGTACAGTAGCAGCAGATACGGTCGGATAGCGGAACGTTTAATAGAGCGAGCTGCGAAACTATCGCTCTCGGAATCGTTGTTCGACCCGTAACGCGTCGAAATGGTGCGGCGTCGCGTCGGTCCCCTTTCACGATCTACACGAATTGATAGCGAGGTAAGGAAGAAACGAGAATAAAGTAAAAATGCGTGTATTGTTTGCTCTACTTGGTACTTTATTGCATAATTACAACTGCGACGTCGCATCCTTTTTCGTCGTCGATTTTCCAAACCGTTTGCAGCACACCATTTTAAGCTGTACCATAGTTTCGTTCGGTCTCCTGCCAGTCGTTCCACTTGTTCCACGACTGATTCACCGACATCAG
The genomic region above belongs to Osmia bicornis bicornis chromosome 9, iOsmBic2.1, whole genome shotgun sequence and contains:
- the LOC114880671 gene encoding uncharacterized protein LOC114880671; protein product: MADASRAKSRPATGKLPSTTGVPLPRGKENVRPSAAASNKKVSFTKESICRRHVDRASSQVNHAFPNSLAVKKIPFQVHCDDKPREESRLRIQSTNGPGLRVIDDVLNEATRERSIIGRGTIEKSRFDKKPLPSKIPRRSRSCSVSTDRNLSKRSTEIEKKVSRWINEKERGRASCTMVSSIPIESAIQEDGRTANKTYNIDSVEIPSRPKKRESLPVELLYHTEYHEDLPNVEHQREERSIRLSANFLQRRVNVEQRRLVVIFMIHVGKHCRYPSFIVYQAVKLFDVVLDKIPLDTEFLQLGALASLWIALKKQENYHKIPTASAMVALAKELYISREDLLIAYEREILMSLNFNVTFADPFSLFNHHLINSKRCAGVSEETALFLYHCGGYLIDVTLLDEQFCRISASLIAVTAAELALGLTFEAVVENARPRWLFWRGQLFANEPSLSERFQDKEIDQCRITMLRRVLNSGLKRNGFEVVFKKYSSSRYGRIAERLIERAAKLSLSESLFDP